The sequence CTAAATCTTTGGTTTTCAAGCCTTCGAGGATATCTTCTTCCATATCTTTCAAAGCTGAAACCAGAGCAGCATCATATCTAAACCTTTTGGCGATAGAGTCAACAGGATACTCATCTACTGAGCGATTCAGTCCCGATAGGCCATCAATGATGCCAACATCTGTACTGGTGGAAACATTCTTTAATGGTGGTTTCCATTCGAAAGGATGATATCCTGGTAGCAGGGCTTTCTCTGCATTTCTCAAAGCATGTAAAGGTTGGAAGATCTGGCGTCCGGTTATGGCTTTGACTGTGCGGTACATTTTATGGTACTGGCTACAGCTGAGGAAGGTGTTCACTCGTATTGCAAGACAGACAGCTGGGTGCAGTCCCGCTCCTCTCCCTTCCATGATGGCCTCCAACTCATCAGCCTGGCGATGCTCATTCCTTGCTCTTAAGGCCAGGAGAAAGAGAGTCAAGCAAACTGATTTAACATCACCACCTTCTTCCTTATCGGCAAAAGCCTTCACTTGCATCTTGAGCTCCCTAAGACGGTGTTTTTGAGCTCTCCTTGTCAAGGACAGTAGATGTTGTCTGGGTCTTCCCCCTTTGTTAATATGGGCATAGGCTTCTTTACCTTTGATTTCTTTATGTTTTGAGATATGTTGAGAATATTTTCCAAGCAAGATCTCCTCGTCACATCCAGTCACTGTGCACTTTAAGACCAAGGAGTTCAAAATGTTAAGAAAGGACTTCACCGGAGTTGTGAGGTCTGTTGGAAAGCAGGTGTGTCTGCAAGATGGACAGTAGCAACCCATGATCTTAAAGTATTTAAGGATACAGATCCTGCAGAACAAATGTTTGCATGAGGTTTGCACTGGATCCGACAATATATGTTCACATATCTGGCACGTGACTGATTTGGTGAAATCAGAAGGAAAGTCAACAACCAGCAAATTGGAGTCAAGGTGGATTCCTTTGCATTTGTTCTTGATTTGATTCAGGGTCCTAGTCTTCTTCCAGAGGGGGGAGATGCTCCCGTTTTTGGTCTTTTTTCCATGATCTACATTAATTTTTCTCTTTTTAGTAAGAGAATTTTGGTGGCTTGTTCCTTTTCTCTTACCCCAGGTTTTGGAGGAATTGCACACATCACACGAGGAACAGTGAGGCTTCCACTCCACAGCCTTATTACGGGGGAAATAAACCTCACTGAAGGAATTGCTGAATTTTTGATGCATGATGCTCCAGCAATTGTGGCAAAAACGAGTCGGGTGAATAGAGTCCAGATCCCCTCTCACGTCTATCTTGAAGACCTTGGAGATGAGTTCAGGCCAAGAGGTGGCTTTCTTCTCTTTTCGCCTTAGGACATCTTGAGTCTCATTGTCCACTGGTCCATGAACGGGGTAATTTCTGTTTTGCTGGTCCATTTTAAAAGAGACCCCACAAATCCGGCACAAGTGCTGCAAAAAAGATGAGTGAGTGTCTTCTTCCAGTCTCCTCACTTCAAGCTCATTGTTGTCCGGGATGGTGGTCTCTGGATCTTTGCACTTTGTAGGTGAAGTCTCTTGGCTAAGGTCCTCTGAATCTACATTGAAGTATGGGGATTTCTCCTGGGAGCTGGTACAGGACACCCCACTGTCATCACTCAGTTCCTGTGAGGACGTCCGCTCCAGAGACTTCACTCTGAACAGCTTAAACTTCCATTCTGAGAATTTGGTATATGGAGGATGCATTTCGTTTGTCACTGGGTTTCCCAGGGTGCTCACCAATGGCGACTCCATGTTTTTAAGTGCTGAAAAACATAAGAAGAATATATATTAAGACTTTCTGTGAAAAATATATGTCCAGTGTTTATACCAACATTGACTGTAATCTGCCGTGCTGGGTTAGTGTAGTtcagctcccattgacttcaaaaccagctgagctgcagtaacctagaATGGCCaatacacaatgtacagagcgCTAAATATTGGACacaatcagatattgatggcctaaaCTAAACACAgacttttaaggccctattacacggaatgataaacGTCTGTATTCGGCCCGAAATCGGCctttatggccgataattgtcccgtgtaatagaaggcaacgatcagccgacatgaacgatgtcggctgatcattgctgtcgtttgtctttcaacatgttgaaagacagacaactgtgatagcagccatctgctccgtggaataggaccacagctatcctctatgggctgcccggacaatctagcgatcacccgtcAAGTGTCAGGTTGTGTGGATTACTGAACGTTGGGTTAAAGGCATTTCACTTAATTTTACAGATCTAAGACTGGGACTACACAGTGAGAAAAATAGCAATAAATCAAGGTAAAACTGTGGCTGTGATGGGATTACAGTGATTCCTGATGGAAAGAAAGTTACATTACCCCAAATATTGTGCGACTGCTTATTAGCCAGCCATAACCAAGACTATACATTATaaccagcacacaggtgtggtactGTATAAACACTATGGAATCTTCTCTGTTATATCAATGTAATTGTAAGAGAccaagatagataaatagatagacgacaaatatgagagagagagaatagctatgagatagatacgatagacagatagatagatagatagatagatagaagatagatagatagatagatagatagatagatagatagataggagatagatagatagatagatagatagatagatagatagatagaaaggagatagatagatagatagatagatagatagatagatagatagatagataggagatagatagatgatagatagatagatagatagatagatagatagatagatagataggagatagatagatagataaatagatagaaaggagatagatagatagatagatagatagatagatagatagataaatagatagaaaggagatagatagatgatagatagatagatagatagatagataattgatagatagatagataattgatagataggagataaatagatagatagatagatggataggagatagatagatagatagatagaagatagatagatagatagatagatagatagaagatagatagatagatagataagagatagatagatagacagacagatatattcaaaaattccaacagcacttttagatagatagaagattgataggagatagatagatacagggccgctttaaccagagggcacatggtgcacgtgcaccgggcccactggttaaaggggcccccccgagcaggccggccgttgctatgtgcgaccagtgcggtcgcacagggctccggccaccagcctgtcaggggggagcgccatggatgggtaatctacttacccctccatggcgccccctgcagggcccccccgtccgccgccgcccccgcccgctgatgctgcggcgcttcagcgctgcagcagcagcgacactgacagagagagagccattggctccctccctgtcagtccctcttgtggccgcacttcctgcggtcacaagaggccgcactctccctctagcgcccgacgtcactggagcgtcggcgcgagggtaaggggagtgcagcctcttgtgaccgcaggaagtgcggccacaggagggaagagaagaggaacgcgtggacctaggtgagtaacagtgtttttttttttcaatgttatatgggagggggggcacatatactatgggggagcacagggggctatatactatgggggagaacgggggctatatactattcgggagcacagggggctatatactatggggggcacagggggctatatactatgggggaggacagggggctatatactatggggagaacaatgggctatatactactggggagcacagggggctatatactactggggagcacaggggagctatatactattggggagcacagggggcgatatactatgggtgagcacaggggagctatatactatgaaggagcacaggggagctatatactatgggggagcacaggggagctatatactatgggggagcacagggggctatacactatgggggagcacaggggagctatatactattggggagcacagggggctatatactatgggggagcacagggggctatatactactggggagcacaggggagctatatactattggggagcacagggggctatatactatgggggagcacagggggctatatactactggggagcacagggggctatatactattggggagcacaggggtctatatactactggggagcacaggggagctatatactatgggggagcacaggggagctatatactatcggggagcacaggggagctatattctatgggggagcacaggggagctatatactatcagggagcacaggggagctatatactatgggggagcacatgggactatatactactggggagcacaggggggctatatactatgggggagcacaggggacctatatactactggggagcacagggggctatatactatgggggagcacaggggagctatatactatgggggagcacaggggactatatactactggggagcacaggggtctatatactatggggagcacagggaagctatatactatgggggagcacaggggagctatataatactggggagcacaggggagctatatactactggggagcacagggggctatatactactggggagcacagggggctatatactatgggggagcacagggggctatatactatgggggagcacaggggagctatatactattggggagcacaggggtctatatactattggggagcacaggggtctatatactatgggggagagcacaggggggctatatatattatggagagcacaggggggctatatactattggggagagcacagggggctatatactattggggagagcacaggggggctatatactattgggggagagcacaggggggctatatactattgtgggagagcatagcggtctatatactattggagagcacaggggggctatatactattgggggagagcacaggggggctatatactattgtggcagagcacaggggggggctatatactactggggagagtgcacaggggggctatatactaatggaggagcgcacaggagggctgtatataactggaggagcacatgaggggctatatactacagggacaccttaaaactatggaggcacagaggggtgtaactatgtaggggcatggaggggtgtaactactatataggggtacaggggacctaactactgtatgtgttggagcctaaaatatttctctggcagattctggagagaagattcacagccaggagaagacttcaaggtggcccaggctggatggagagagaaagaaaaggtgacagactctgatcggagaagacgcctccggtgagtcactggatgtaactgcactctgttatagggttgtagtgttaggggtcatggtgtggcggtattatgtaatggtatcattgatgatagctttctgttttgtttagtgcagtttttatgtaatatgtaatcactgtatggtggaaatagtgttataaggtaactactgtatgtattggggctcttgatacagtgtgggggcaaattcagtacattatacaatgtgccgaaagggaagggggggcccactcttgagggctgtgcaccgggcccaccaatgtattaaaacggccctggatagatagatagatagatagatagatagatagatagagagatagatagatagatagatagataggagatagatagatagatagatagataggagatagatagatagatagatagataatagatagatagatacatagataggagatagataccaCAGACTGCACTACTACATCCCCCAGCCCACAGATATCACAGcaggttgggagttgtagtcttgcaacagctcaAAATTCACAGACTGGAGAGTGATACACTgcaattaaggatggtccgaacctgccgaggttcgggttcgtattacccgaacgctcggcatcagattcccgctgtctgcccgctccgtgcagcgggtggataaagcgggaggaccgcctggaaaactgggatacagcctatggctatggctgtatcccagttttctagacggtcctcccgctgtattcatcctctccacggagcgggcagacagcgggaatcattgccgagagttcaggttcgtacaaacccgaacctcggcaggttcggaccatccttaattgcAGTCATGTTGATTATATAACAGCAAAGTATTCCTAAATGTGTTAaagcacagcaaaaacagtatGACATTACTATTACATAGCATGttaattttttgttttatattattattattattattattattagtattattattactaagcctatctatctatctatctatacaatatctatctatttatccatcagatagatggatagatagatagatagatagatagatagataggagatagatagatagataggagatagatagatagatagatagatagataggagatagatagatagatagataggagatagatagatagatagatagatagatagatagatagatagatagataggagatagatagatagataggagatagatagatagatagatagatagatagatagatagatagatagatagataggagatagatagatagatagatagatagatagatagatagataggagatagatagatagatagatagatagatagatagataggagatagatagatagatagatagaagatagatagatagatagataggagatagatagatagatagatagatagatagatagatagatagatagatagaggatagatagatagatagatagattatgttTAAACAGAAAGACAAAACATATCTATATATCCATTCAAAATCCATACATTATCAATTTATCTATTAACTATTAACCTatgtgatagataatagatagatatatagataggagacgGACATTTATGTATTATTTCTCTCTAATGTCTATCTCTCTCTGCACAGCGCATATACTAGCAGCCTATACCCCCCCATTAGCACATTCATCCCACGTTTTTGGGCCTCAGTAATGGTTAGCTATCACACATataacacacagcagcacaggacggaGGAGGCGTTCTCTGGAGATAACCACCTGCACTCTGACGACTGAACCTTTTATGTCCGTTCTGGgaaggaattgcagaaatgtgacATTTAAAATGATCTGCAAAAAATGGTCAAGATTGAGTAAATTTAGGGGAAAAAATGAGGCTTTTTAGTGAACTGGGAGCCTGTACTTAGAGCCTCATCCAGCTGGGAGGAATGAGAGGGCGATATGAAATGTCACATATAAGCCAGACCCTTGGGGTGGGGGGCCGGTGCGTGGGCAGCACAGCTATTCAGCTGCAGGCTAAGGCAAGCTTCAGCAGATCAGTGCCCAGGAGAGGCCTCTACCAGGGCTCCTAATGCCCGCTAATGTGACAGATGCTCACCCCTGGCCAGGATTTGGGATGGCTCCCTGTAGGCAAGGTGATGAGCCTTGTGTTGGTCATTCGGAGCTAATACGCCCTGGATGTGCCCGAGCTCTGACAGACAAAGCCATGACTAATGAACTATACAGAGCTGTAGATGCCATACCTGCTGCCAGCTTGTCAATGCCCACGCACGCaagtgtctctcagtgtcccaaCATTGGATAGCGAGCGCCAGCCTTTTCTGCTTGGCATGGACagctctgtgcctctatatatcATTTCATGCCAGAGTTCAGATTATGGCAGCCAATAAGAAGAGGGGCCGGCTGACCCCCTTTACCACAGCTGGGGCCCGGCCCGACCCTCCTCCGTGCACCTGGGATGCCCTGTTTTGCAGGATCTCAGTGGTTTAGCCACAGAGGTTCTCACAGGGCTTGTTGGCGGCTGGCGAGAGGCAGAGCATGACTGGCACAGCTGTGTTATTCTCCGCCACTTCAAACAACACTTCTGTGTTTTCTGTTTTTGTGGGTCAACAGACCTCGGCAGGCCAGGACAAACAGGAGCAAGCTGCAGAGGCGGCATGCTGTGCACCGGCACCCACCCTGCACGCTATAGGGATAGCACCGGgcactttatgtacacatgtgaaGGGACAaagattatttttaaaaaaaatttataaaaatatttttatttaagttttcccacctacaatcAATGTAATTTTTATCGTATGTACACATcacaatcttaaaaaaaaaaaaaaaaaaatcacctgttaCTGTatctttaagaagctcctcctactctgcactcgttacctgtattaattgcaacTGTTTAAATTTGTTACCTGTATATAAACTTGTTACCTGTCCGCACATTCAATCAGTCAtactccaatattttttttttaccatggccAACACCAAGGAGCTGTCTAAGGAAGACAGGTacaaaaattgtagacctgcgcaaggctgggatgggctacaggctAATGGGcgagcagcttggtgagaaggcaacaactgttggcgtAATTGTTAGAAGATGGCTCCGTGCAAGATCTCACCTCGTGGGGtgaggatgattctgaaaaaggtcaggaatcagccttGGACCTGGTCAGTGACCTCGAGAGAGCTGGGACCATTAagtgctcctgtcatctctgctgccgggcagtgtatgtgtgtgtatgggggcgggGGTCCATGCCGCATTCTGCACTAGGACACTTTTTTCGCAGTGCGAATCGCGTGGGGGTCGCGGCACGGAtcatggctgcattcacttgaacGGCTCCTAAAATTGTCCTTGGTCGCGACcgcggacaattttacgggacgtgtgaatgctaAGGATCGGCTCCATGGTCCTGGAGTGGTCTTACCATGGCGTGGCTTGTgctattacttaaagggaatcaatccaatcttccagtaattagatttaaaggggttttccaggcttaggaaaacatatCCTCACTCTtacccactcttgtcctcagtttgggtataataataataataataataataataataataataataataataataataataataatgcttttatttgtatagcacacacagattccgcagcgcttcacatAGTTTGGGTATGGGGGGGTTTTCCAACTCAGTTTTCATTTAAGAAAATTAAgctgtattgtaataccacacacagcctgagggcaATGGTGGCGCTGTTTATTAAAGTCAGTAGctatattttttcaaattttattatatctactataatgctgccccttTGTACATGGTGAGATGCCGTTTACCTGAGATTAGCTGTATAGTAATGGTTATAGATGCAGGGGTGGTGTCTGTACTGCTCAGCATCAgcctcctgtatagtattatgtaTTTCGGAGGACGCTGCCAGtaacagctgagagcaggaatcACATCTGTTCCTCCTGAGTCACGAATCGCATAATGTCAACGTCTAATAAAACTCCCACAACCCGTCACAGGCTCAGTCTATAGACATATAGCGGCGGTTTAGCCTGTTCAGTGTAGTATGGAGATTTCTATCGGGAAAGCTCAGCTGACACTGGCACTGAGGAATCCTCCAGCTGTACAGGAGACGGGCGCCATAAAGCAAGAAACAAACAGCGCAAAAGTGCAAATACAGTTCAGTGCCGATCAGTGCCTGAAAACAATGACATTTGCCCCAAGagcttgcaatttttttttacaatcgtaactaacgaccatcgttctgtgtaatatggtgaacgatttcaggataacgataaacaatctcgtatgCGATTGTTTATGGTTatgttgtgtttacacggaacgtttatcgcttgaattttcgcgataacgatggcatttgtaAACAGTCTTTGACCGATTCGCCCTATGTGTGAGAtcaaaacaatcgcaataacaaattttcggaacgatatatcgttacatctaaacgctgatcgttataaatgaaaacattgttacttcgaaatcgttaatcgttaatcgatcgctccgtgtaataggacccttattctagtttaatggtggttttacacggaaagatttatcgttcgaatttgcacaatagcgatcgaattcgaatgataatcgtacgtgtaatcgcagcgaacgatcaagcgacgagcgagaaatcgttcattttgatctttcaacatgttctcaaatcgtcgttgatcgtttgcaaaaaatttgcagatcgttccgtgtaaacattctttcaacgatttcacctatgtgtgagataggcttgagcgatcgcaaaacgatttttccgtacgatgtatcgttctgtctaaatgctgatcattataaaaaaacattgttcattcaaaatcgttaatcgtgcgatcgggcgaattatcgctccgtgtaaaaccaccattaggctatgttcccatgttaaaccatgatcattaattccggcaaTTATTATACAACAATGTCCGTTGTTCTCGCTTATcagtatgtagtgggaacatagcctcagggctagAATGTTTTTTGATGCAAAAATACAGCCGTAATATTTTTGACTCATTTATTTAATTTGATTCTCTTTATCTTTAGTACTTACAAAAAATTCGGAAGGTTTTCCAAGCTGCTGCTTCCGGGGTCAGCTGGCAGCTCACCCTACTCAGTCAGCCTATCAAGAAGTTGTGCTACAGATATACCTTGCAGGCCACACGCCATGATGGGGGATGTTGTTTAAATaatacacttagggccctattacacgggacgattatcatgcgaaaaatcgttctatcgtttgaatctaaatgacaatggttctgtgtaattgcaggcaacaattgaaaaatcgttcgtatgtcgttgatcgttgattttgatcgttaatcgtttgctaatcgctcgctgtaattccacattcgttcgctcaagttccgcatttgttcagcAATCGCTCAGTgattatagtaacgatcgcaataacgattgtagtaacgattgtaactaacgaccatcgttctgtgtaatatggtgaacgctTTCAGGCTAACAAAACAGAATCTAGtctgcgatcatttatcgttagtcgttaatcgttaaaaatcgcttagtgtattagggccctaagtGCATACGGGGGAAGGGGTAAATTATAGTACTAGGGGCATCCAGGAGGGGGAAGGGGTTTAATACAGCACTAGGGACATCCTGCCAGTGGaggggttaactataatactaggggcatcctggcagtggaggggttaactaTAATACAAGGTACATCCTGGTAAtgaaggggttaactataatactaGGGACATcctggcagtgaaggggttaactataatactaAGGACATCCTGGCAATTGaggggttaactataatactaggggcatcctggcaatgaaggggttaactataatactaggggcatcctgccAGTAGaggggttaactataatactaggggcatcctggcagtggaggggttaactaTAATACAAGGTACATCCTggcaatgaaggggttaaatataataCTAGGGACATcctggcagtgaaggggttaactataatactaAGGACATCCTGGCAATTGaggggttaactataatactaggggcatcctggcaatgaaggggttaactataatactaggggcatcctgccagtggaggggttaactataatactagggacatcctggcagtggaggggttaactataatactagggacatcctggcaatgaaggggttaactataatactaGGGGTATCCTGCCAGTGGaggggttaactataatactaGGGACATCCTGGCAGTGGATGGGTTAACTATAATACTAAGGACATCCTGgcaatgaaggggttaactataatactagggacatcctggcaatgaaggggttaactataatactagggacatcctggcaatgaaggggttaactataatactaggggcatcctggcaatgaaggggttaactataatactaggggcatcctggcagtgaaggggttaactataatactaggggcatcctggcagtgcaggggttaactataatactaGGGACATCCTAGCAGTGAAAGGGTTAActataatactaggggcatcctggcaaTGAAGGGGTTATCTAtgatactaggggcatcctggcagtggaggggttaactataatactaggggcatcctggcagtggaggggttaactataatactagggacatcctggcaatgaaggggttaactataatTTTAGGGGGCATCCTGgcaatgaaggggttaactataatactaggggcatcctgccagtggaggggttaactataatactaggggcatcctgccagtggaggggttaactataatactaggggcatcctgccAGTGGAGGGGTTCActataatactaggggcatcctgccagtggaggggttaactataatactaggggcatcctggcagtggaggggttaactataatactaGGGGTATTCTAGTATTTAAAAAGGCCCAGCCTGgttggaaaagaaagagaaatgtGAACTCCAATTAGGGAAGACGCCCCAtgttagtcactggatgtaactgcactgcaatCACTGAGCTGCTGCTGCGTAAACTAATGTAACCAAACTTCTAAATATTGCATTAAATCTGCCACAGATGTCCTTATGactggtatgtgcacactacagaaatcccGCGGATAACTTACCGCAGATGCCGTCACTCGCTGCCCCTCCCCCCTAGTGAGGGATTGCAGGGGGTCCCATATTTATTTCCATACCGGGCCCCTGGCTTCTTTGGTATGAATACAGCAACGGGTACAGCACGTGATTGgtggctctattcattgctatggagctgccagaaagagaCGAGCGCTGTACTCTTTCCAGCAGCTGTATTTATAACAAAGGAGCCACGGGCTTATATGGAGATTGTGGGGGGGCATGGAGGTCGGACACCCTGCCATCTTTTACTTGTCTTAATTTTGGGTGGACGACCTCTggacaactggtgtcagaaagtgccagagatttgtaatttacttctattaaaaaaaaatctccagtcttccagtacgtatcagctgctgtatgtcctgcaggaagtagtgtattctttcctgcctgacacagcgctctctgctgccacctctgtccattttaggGACTGTCCAAAACAAATCCCCATAGGCAGTTCCTGACGTGATGCCTGATACCTCAACACCAAAGGGACTAAATCCTAGACTTGATTTACTTGAAATTTTATGGTGTTTATTCCATTTCTATTATGTTTATGTATCATTTTGTATTAGTCTGAACCAGAGCAAAACTAGAACAGGTGGGTGGGGGAGGGAACATGCGTGATTTCCCCTATATATGTTTCCCCTATTCTCTCGGATTACAGCCAGAAACACCTTAGAAATTTgtgtatttttgtactttttgtatcTGCCTGGAAAACTTTTAATGAATCTGGAATAAAGATAACTTTTTTTATTGGACCTTCTCGCCTTGTTTTtgaagtttctgacatggacagaggtggcagcagagagcactgtgtcagactggacagaatacaccacttcctgcaggacatacagcagctgataaatcctggaagactggagattt is a genomic window of Dendropsophus ebraccatus isolate aDenEbr1 chromosome 4, aDenEbr1.pat, whole genome shotgun sequence containing:
- the RAG1 gene encoding V(D)J recombination-activating protein 1 — protein: MESPLVSTLGNPVTNEMHPPYTKFSEWKFKLFRVKSLERTSSQELSDDSGVSCTSSQEKSPYFNVDSEDLSQETSPTKCKDPETTIPDNNELEVRRLEEDTHSSFLQHLCRICGVSFKMDQQNRNYPVHGPVDNETQDVLRRKEKKATSWPELISKVFKIDVRGDLDSIHPTRFCHNCWSIMHQKFSNSFSEVYFPRNKAVEWKPHCSSCDVCNSSKTWGKRKGTSHQNSLTKKRKINVDHGKKTKNGSISPLWKKTRTLNQIKNKCKGIHLDSNLLVVDFPSDFTKSVTCQICEHILSDPVQTSCKHLFCRICILKYFKIMGCYCPSCRHTCFPTDLTTPVKSFLNILNSLVLKCTVTGCDEEILLGKYSQHISKHKEIKGKEAYAHINKGGRPRQHLLSLTRRAQKHRLRELKMQVKAFADKEEGGDVKSVCLTLFLLALRARNEHRQADELEAIMEGRGAGLHPAVCLAIRVNTFLSCSQYHKMYRTVKAITGRQIFQPLHALRNAEKALLPGYHPFEWKPPLKNVSTSTDVGIIDGLSGLNRSVDEYPVDSIAKRFRYDAALVSALKDMEEDILEGLKTKDLEEYLSGPFTVVIKESCDGMGDVSEKHGCGPPVPEKAVRFSFTIMNVSVHNNNNVSVRIFEEAKPNSELCCKPLCLMLADESDHETLTAILGPLIAERESMKSSELLLEIGGIRRSFKFIFRGTGYDEKMVRDVEGLEASGSVYICTLCDATRLEASQNLVFHSITRSHNENLQRYETWRSNPYHESVDELRDRVKGVSAKPFIETLPSIDALHCDIGNAAEFYRIFQLEIGEVYKNGKAPVEERKKWQTTLDKHLRKKMNLKPIMRMNGNFARKLMSKETVEAVCELIHSEERQVALKELMDLYLKMKPVWRSSCPAKECPELLCQYSYHSQRFAELLSTKFKYRYEGKITNYFHKTLAHVPEIIERDGSIGAWASEGNESGNKLFRRFRKMNARQSKTYEMEDVLKHHWLYTSKFLQKFMNAHITLKNQGFTVDIEPYQEPEEGLEVPVDSLDLMEF